TAGCAACGCAATGATCTGAAAACAGATTTGACAAAGTAATACAGCTCTGTTTGAGCACTCCTTCACTCTGTTTTTCACTTACGTAATGTATTGTTTTGGAATAAATGGAGCTCGAATGAATATTGGGATGGTATGACTATTGATATTTGGTTAGATTCGTGGATTTCTCAgtctgaaaaattttaaattacctCGTTCAATGTTTTGTCCAATTTGTATTTTTAAGGAgacatatttaattaattataatattttagacTAGAATTATCGACTAATCGGGTCTTTATTTCCTTCTCAATGAGCAATGGCAAGCTCGTTAGTGTTGAACACCATAAATTCATATGAGTATTTAGAGCATGTTTTATGCTTAATCCTATAGATTTTTCTAATTTCATATTATGGTGGGAAACGTTGTGGGATAAATTCAAGGTAGATTTTGAAGgttctttaatatttattttggtCACGCTCGCTCTTTAGCATatatagaaggaaagaaataaatGCATTTTTGAAATAGTACAACCTGATTTTGTTACTACGTCGTAACATATCGCTATTGATTTTAAGCAACTACAATTAAGTGGTGTTTTTACTGATTCTCATCATCCATCATCCAGGTCCTTTCTTTTAATAGTAGGAACCTTCTTCCTAAGGACAATGTCATGCTCTATTATAATGTGGCCTAGAAAGATTAATTTTTACTTACTGCTATTATAGTGGCCGCTTTGAATGGTAACGATAAAGTGGTACATGGGATTGCTAAGCAGGTTTAGTGTTCATCTATTTTAGCAGGAGAGATACAAGCTGTATTGTCAATCATTACTTTAGTATTTGAAGTAGGTTTCTCTTCTATTAAATGTGCATTTGATTTAATTGTTGTATGTAATGCTCTTAGCAATAGACACTAACAGTTACCATGAAGTATTTGTGTTATTATGAATGCTATTTTTTAGTTGTCTTCTTAACTCCAATATATCTATTAATTGCTTGGCAGATATGGTCACAAAACTTCATCTCCGAGACTTACGATTGACACTTGTATCGGTTATAagagttattaaatttattgtaaacGCTTGCTACTCCTAACAGTCATGAAATATAATGctatattatagaaaaaaaataaattaattgatgtcaataattatcaataattttattttgtcggtaatttattaatttttttaatttatttttaattaatattaaattttattttattgatttttaattttatttgttaatttaaataaattataaattaatactaATAGGTACATTAGAATAACATAGGGGAATATATTGGTCGTGAACCGGAAGTGGAATACTTAAAATTGAAGGacaattttagatttatttgcaaagattttataagaaatatattattatttttagtattttcttTAAAGTATCAAACtgcatattaaataaatatattttttatctttaattttaattttaaaaattaattaaaattataggtaATTCAAATATCTAAactttaaatacttaaattaaaatataaaatgatggaaaggtttagttttgatttatttatattgattaCTGTATTTTGGTTTTTGTATTAAAATTACACCTAAAATTTAtgttattaatgattaataacaAATTTTTCTCAATAACTTcagtttctttttttctttttttcaaatgCCAACGACATATTTTGTgggagaattaaaaaaaaaaaacctatcatgcgttttgatatttttttaataggtttttgtgatttaatttataataaaaaaattatttaattttactttattaataaaatgaatttttttatatttaacactattaattaatattaacctaatatttaaaaaataattaaaataattttaattagaataaattatattttaatttttaaaattttttaaaaaatataatttattccatatcattttaaatttagttgtaaagttttattttataataaaataatctcttcaattataatttatttttatatttttataaattaattcttaaatattaataattagttATAAATAAGTCTTTATCCATTTTACAAACTAAtctcttatatttattaaattttgtatCTTATATATTtagagataaattaataaaataaaaattagattaagtattttagtataatatgcatttaaatttaaatccaaatttttttttttccatttaatttttctcttattaatgatttattattttatttaattagaaaaaacagaaaattacaaattttctaatttaatttttattttattaattttacatataaaatattaaaatttaataaataagaagattaatttataaatataaaatttattaataattataaaatttaaagtctaacttataaaaatatagagattcattttaatctaaaatataatgtttaaattaaaaaaattattttattaaataaatataacctaaaaaattaaatttaaaaaatataaaaattaaaatataatattcatcaaatattaaaaaataaattataatttaccaataatatttaaaagcgTGTTATTTTACTAACCAcataaaaatactttaaaattataaggtaattatttttaattatctctattttatatccatattttatttatcaccTTACTGCCAATATCTAGGATCATGATTAGCATAAAACAAATTTTATCGgtatttcattattattttcatttatataaaatttattatctcattcatataaaatttattatatattttaatttttttatcatgcaAATCACGGttgcattaaaatatttattgtgCTAAATATACAACTTTGGAGACTCAAGTCCACAAGAAAAGCATAATCTATCTAACCCCCAACCCACATTCCATTCTCCTCATAGCAGCACCCATCATCAGTTCCATCGGTTCATCGTTAGCCACTATCACCGCCGCAACTATAAATgcaattagaaaagaaaaaagaaaaaagcaatCCACAATTCCAGAAGTTCTTTGCATACCCAAAAATAATTGTAacaaaaaaaaacgaaaatcaAGTAAAATTGaggcaaggcatacaacatcaCTCAGACGACACATTGGTAAACCAATAAAATAACAATTGACACTACCATAAAATCtgctataaattttaaataaataaccatcaaacaattaaaaaccatgaaaaagaaatttgagatctgaaattaaaattataaggtaACGCAGAAAGTAAAATTATCATAGCCGTTCAGAAACCTACGAGAATGTGATTTTGGATGTAAGAGCAGTTTTTAAGCTACCGATGTCGACGAGCGAATACCTTTGCACTGAGCAAAAATAACGAATACAAAAAATACAATAAGCCatcaaaactaaaaaaaaaaaaaaaacccagatCGATATCTTGATCtaaaaaaaaccataaaaaactATACACGACAAGAATAACtttaaatatctttatatttaataattatataataacataaaaactaattatATATTTGAATGTATAATTGTTTGGAAAGAATGATGATTTTCTAAAGCagtaaaattcaaatgaaatatAACAATCTCTATAAGAgttatttgtaatttaattttaaaccgaaATAATTGTTGGACGGTTCTTAatgaaaataaacaaacaattctttattttatgtaaaattgttatgtataaaaatattctaaattGGTTAAAGGATCTAAATTACTTATACTGAAATTAAtaggattttaaaaaattcaaattctctATTACCATGCGTATAAATTTGCAAGGGTAAATTACAGTTATGTTTCTATAGTTTAGTCAATCTCCACTTTAATCCCTATGTTTTTAAATCCCATGTATTCAGTCTTTGATATTTCAATAAACATATAAATTAGTCCATGCAATTAGTTTTACCGTTAAAttgtcattaatttttttaaaaaattgacaaatgctttttattatatttttaatataaaaaattaaatcctttaaatttaataaaatctatatttcaattccttgatttaattttttttctttacaattcactcttatatttttataaattttataaataagcacttataaatttatattttaatctctaaatattatatttattcacAAATAAgcctttatattttataaaataattaatctctaaatatatttaattaaaaataagcatattttttgacaaattgatcttaaatatttatactttttagttactataattttaaatgtatgTATTATCTAGTCactgtatttttaaatattgatattatttagtctttttGACAGAGGTTAAAATAAGTTGACTAACGGTTTCTTTGGCAGAAGgactaaaaagtttaatttttttataaaatatagcaaCGTTTGAATGACTTGTGAAATAGGGATGAACTAATGAATTTTCTAATAACTTAAGGACTTGATAACAATTCTCTCAAAATCAATTTGTTAAAAAAACAAAGACCGACGGAAATTCAATTTCGACAGAATCTTAGTTGGAATCCGAAATCTCGAAATCAAAAATTTTAGAAGGAAAAATGAAGTTTCTACAAAAGAATTTTAAGtatatttgaaaatatattttgagtatataaaaaaaaagaattttaaaattttaatgttcaGTCATTGGCTGGCAGACCAACCTATAAAAAGGTTCTCAGCTCGAAAgggagaaaatattttcttcatTTCGAGCAGAGGTGAGTCTCATGCCCATTCTCTTCCTACATGCTCAACTTTTAGTGTCTTTCTCATAGCTTTTAACCTTGTTTGAAGAATCAAGTTTGGGATTTTAAGGTTTTTGCAAATTGGAACCCTTCAAAACTCATCTCTTCCTCCTCTCCAAATTTTTTTCTCTTGCTGTGATTGTGTCTTCTTCGAAAAGATAAGTTAAAAATCCTTACTTCTCTTCTATTTTGAGTTCTAAAGAAATCTATAAGTTGTCTTTAAGTAGTTGCAATGCATGCAAGAGTTGAAAATATAAGTTCAAAGCATgaggttttgatgttttcctatTTTGATGAATGCATATTAGAGTTTAGGCTTGTTTGGTGAAGTTTAGGTGTTCTGAGATGATAAAGTACATTTTTTCGCTCTTGCATATAACGTTAGTTGAATTTTTGAGATTGCTCTTTGTATGTAGAATTGGGTTTGGCATGAAGCTAAAATCCAAGTTCGACCACCAAACCTATAGTTAAGGCAACCATCTTTGATTGCCATAAGTGTTAACAAGAGTAGAATTTTTGGGTCTGTAAGGGGACTTTAGGCCACCGAACATACCACTGAAGTCCCTTGTTCAACCATTTCTAATATGTTTTCTACATATTTTCGAGTATGCTTTTAAGGGTGTCTTGGAATAGTTTTAGGAGTTGTCAAAATTATGTTTAGTCTCTTATTTAAGTCCATGCATGTAGGATTAAACTTGAGAGATCGTAGAGATTAGCAGTGAGATAACTATTTCAGAGCAATGCTTGTATTTGCAAgagatgagtagaactaaactaaattaaactcttatttattcAAACTAAaggttttaagcatgctcatgcatcatgaatgccatgtaattTAGAATAGGTTGTGTTGTATTAGATTTAtgaatatgatacattgcatatgtaattattattgtggatgaatattggatgatccactagccctctggatatgatatgtttatgtataacagatatggaagtccaagttAAGGCACATTCTACACCCCTGAtattatataagagaaagattAGGGTGTCCATTTTACATTTTACGGCCCTAccactatggatatgttatgtttaagaggaagttctTAGAAGTATTCGTTATGGGAAAAGTACTATTAGATTTTAtagagggttactagtgacaagtcTATCTTATTGTGATTTATTTATGTTATGATGCATACATGCGAGCATATATTTTATTGAACTATTTTATACCATGTTTCTACTCACCAGGCTATAGTAGCTTATCTTTCTCCtctaaccctaggtttgcaggatcagagttagtgTGGGAGTTCAGCAGTTTCCTTGGTATAGCTCtttgtataatattttagttgtggacatgtaatattattaTGGTTTACTATGTTGCTTTGCCTGAAAATTTTTTCTGAACCCTTTGTCAATAATCTTAGTATGTAAAACTTTtaagttttatattatatttgaatCAAACTGTAGTATAAAATGATGATTAAACTAGAGCATTTTATGATGACTCTTATGTTCACAGTATGTATGTATGTGCATACCGAGTTTTGTTCATGTTGATaatgttttatgtatgttttaagATCATGTTGGTATTTTATCAGATGTAAcatgatgtatagtaggcttgttatgagtttcggcgaccttaaatcAACCTGAACCCTAACGCTGGTatcggtccggttttcggatcgttaaaataattatatttagggattattttataaaatatatgtgtttattcataaataattgaatgattaatttaataaaaatataagacttACTTGTaattaagtataatatttagggatCAATTTGTAAACATATATGTGCTTGTAATATTAGGGatcattttataaatatatatatacttgtaATATTTCAAGATCTTATTAAGgtgaattgtaaaaaaaaatatgggATTAAATTGTCAATTTTATTACATCTCAGggagttaatttttttacactAAAATATAATGAAGGGTATTTTACTtattacaataatttttatGGTAAATCTAATGGCATAGACTAATTTGTAgaattattcaaatatataGGGACTAAACTGAAGATTTTATTAGACtagattgaaaattttatatttattgatataaaagataactttattttttgacataaaattttcattatagaAGCTTACGGGGCAAGACAAAACAAGTTGAGCATAGGTCTAGCACAAGTTTAATCAAACAAACCTATACACTCAGGCCTCTGAAACAACCTAGCCTAGAAACAAACTTGtcctaaaaaaaaaatccagttTTCGAGAAGATTGGAGGCCATCACCACCGCCAGCTAGCTATTTTCGCCTGAACTTCATCACTCGTAGAATGATCAACGATAACAATCAGAGTCGAGAACCTGAATATCAAACCTTCAACCCAGAGAACAAACCATAAGGACATACTCACCATTAGAAATAGAGAAAGGATCCCATGTCGGTGATGGCAGAGTGAGAAGGAGAAGTAGGACCAAGACACTCTTATTCTCATATAGCCATTGAAGAAGCTTGCATGTCGACTATCTCAATAGCATTGTCACCTACCCTCTAAGCTCCCCCTTCACTAGAGATTGCGACAAAGGCTTAACTAGTGTATCTACATAGACAAACAAAACCACATTAAATTAACATATCTAAAAAGGTCCTCATCTTAAAgctcatgaaaaaaaaaaaaacagaaacatAAACATTCAAACCAGAAACTGATAAAGAGAAATAAGCAACTTGTTCGACAAAACCATAGAAACTGGATGCCTTATCTTAGAGGCAGAGAATCCCAAATACAACTAGCTTTGACTTTTTCTTCCTATTCTCCTTACTTTCCCTTTCGAGAACCTATTTTGAGTGTGAAGTTGATTATGTTATTCTTGCCAATATTATCCAACATTGTTTGTAGTCAATGCCATGGGAAATTTATGCATCTGTGGCATCTATTGTGAAGTTTGATTCATGCTTTCATCATTTCTTATTCAGGTCTATCCTTAACATACTAATATATGGGTTGATGTGGTAGCAaagttatatttgaaaaatcagTTACCACCACAATGAATGTCATAATCTTTATCTTCTTTTCAATTGCCTTTATAGTTTTACTACTGTATTAGCAATCATGTAAATGTAATGATTTACAATTAAAATGATAATCTATTTTGAGAGTCTACTTacgaatataaaaattaaacacttTACATGATGGTTTTCTTCTGTTTTCTTGTTTGGCTTCATTTTTGCAGGCTCTTGATGGTTAATTGCAAGGAGGGTGTTTTCTAGGTTTGCTGTTGCTGTCAGGGGTTGCTCTGAATTGGGTTTCTAGGGAGGTCTTCTTCTCTGTGACGTGGGTATCTTTGGGACTGCACCGTTTCGTCTAGTGGGTAACGCTCCTATGGGCCTTAGATTGCCCATGAGCTCTACTATGTCGCCTCTTTGTGGTGTCGTTTTGCTGATTCAGAGTTGCTTGCTTTGGGCCTTTTTGTCTTCTTTTTGTATTGCATGTCTATTTTACCTTTTGTTTTGAGTTGTATTTTCTTTATTGTTGACTCTTTTGATACACTTTGTGTGTTTCTATTGGTCTTCGCTAGGATGTTGTTTTGGTGCAGTGGTTTTGCAATCAGTGCAATGTGCCAATGATGGATTATGACGTacaattttgaatttatttgttTTGTTGGTTTGTATCTTTTGGTTTAATTTgagttagttttttttatttgattttctatAGGGGTTCGATTTTCTTCTTTGGATCTTATGCCCATTTTATGTAATTTTCTGATTTAGCTCACTGCTCCCTAAAAATGCAATTTTTATTGcatgataaaaagaaaaaaaaaaattaaagtatttgtATGTGATAAAGCTCTTAGCTTTCAAAGATGTGTGTTATAATTTTAGcaaattaattctattttattttatgaaaaattaaattatttgtttaagtgagaagtcaTATATACCAAATAATTTAAAGTTCAATTTCActtaatatttatgtaatttattgtattttcaaatttttatttaaattaatttaaaatgaattaactcaaatataaagaaaatcaagaaatttaactattttattttatttttttatgatttgagttagaattaataaatcaataaaatttgactttaaatttcaaaattaatttaaatatctcAAATGGACATCCTCAAATAAAagcatgaaaaattaaatatttagccCATAAGGTTACATGCATGATTAATTTTATTGCAAGCGGTTAGTAGTTGATGGATTTCGGGCGAGTCTGCTGACTACTCTGAAGACAAGAAGTTTGGTAGCGACACGTGTCTCTGTAAGTATCAACTTGTAAGAATCTTAGAGAGAAGCAATTTCCCGCAAGCAATTCCACAAGAAGCCGCTATCGTAGCCTGCCACGCCTTCACCTACATGCAATCTGGCCTCTTTGAATGCTGTGCAACTTTCCGGCAAAAAAGCCAAAGAATGCCATGCTACTGCCACATGTCAACAGTCCATGGAATGTCTCTATCTCGTTACGATAATGCATGAGACGTCGACAACTGTACACCAGAGTCctgctgcttcagagtttatTCCTCTCTATATATATCCCATTCTCATCTGTTCGGAGATTACTCATCATCTAATAATTTCCTGATCTGTTTTCCTTCTTTCCAATATAGATTGCTTCAATTTTCTATTAATGGAGTGGTCTCCTCAATTTGCCATGAAAGCTTACTTGCACAGTCTTCAACTGGTAATTCAATTTctgatcattttttttattttaaataaattatttgttagGTCAAAAATCagtaggatttttttttaaagaaaattaatgatataatgtatttatctctttttgtttgtttttcatttttcaacattatttatttaatttttgtgtgatattattttgtaaatacGAATGATTTGAGTTTTATTTTTGCTGTAGTAAAATATTTTCTGCGTATTTTTTACCATCAGAACGGGAATCCTACAGCTGGTCCGACCTGCTGTATGAGTATTTTTTGGAggcaaaaaaagaagaaaatttaaaattttaattatttgttttttaaaagtATGTTACAGATGAGCGACCTGTAATGTAATATCTTGTagggaaaaaaataaagaaaaatttctatataatttattaattggttttttaattttaaaaaatatatatatttaaaaaatttgttaattttatttattaaatattttattatttaaattaatgtaatatcttgtagggaaaaaaaaaggaaaaattactatataatttttatattataaaaaatttattaattggttttttaattttaaaaaatatatatatttaaaaaatttgttaattttatttattaaatattttattatttaaatttttaaaatgttaagtatttaaattgttttttataatacttaactattaattttaaaattaatgaagggatgaaattttttaaaataactggGAAGTTTTTTTCGGATGGATAATTAGTGAGTTTTTCAGGATGAATTAATGGGTTTTTTCGGGATGGAttgagtaaattttttttaaaaaattgaattttaattaaatataatttaaagttttaattattaatatatatatatatatatatttaatatggtaaaaaaatatttttttccccaTATTTCCCGACGTTGTTTGTACTAGAATTTgaataattaatcttaaatttttttttaattaatttgcaGTCAAGGAGAGAAGACAACACTAGTTCATATGGAAGCACAAAACTCGTAGAACCCAAATGCATGGAGTTCATATCAGCTTTAGCAGCTGGGAAGCAAGCCAAGTTAATGGTAGAAATAACCACACAAGGGATAACTCCATTGACAATCTCTCTAGCAGTAGCAGCAAAGCAAGCAGGAGGAAAACTCATCTGCATtcttcctcatcatcatcaACAACAAAATTTCATCAACAAATGCAGAAACCATGATCTGCATCTTCCAGATCTTGAAGATCTGGAAGATGTGATTGAATTTGTTCCAGGAGGAAACCCTTTCCAGGTAGCCATGCAATACAAGAAAATAGATTTTCTGGTTGTTGATGGGAAATTGGAGGGTCATTTGAAGTTGCTTGAGATGGTTGATCTTAACCCTAGTGGGTGTCTTATAGTAGGGCATAATTTGCAGTATAGAGAATATGAAGTTTCTTTTGGTCAGGTTTTGAATAGGAAGAAAGGAATTGATTGTGTTAGTTTGCCTATTGGAGAAGGAATGGAGTTGACTAGAATTGAATCTTTCACCATGAGAAAGTGTAGGAGATTTAAGAGATTTCATGTAATTTTTGAGAATtgagataattatttttatttgtattttgatTATATAGCATGGAAATAATATGTAAATTTGATACCTTGTGTTAGAAAACATTTGGCTAAACCATCAGCAAATCTATTTGACTCTCAAAAACAACGAGAGAGGTGAATTTCCTAGACTCAATTCAAGAGCTCTATACTGCAGGAGCTAATTCTTAAACCACAAGTTATCCCTTTTGTTTTTTCACGCCAGCTTCACCAAGGCTTTGGAATGTACCTCCACTTGTAGCTTGTGACAGCCCATATCCTATGTTAAATTCGGGTCAAGCACAAGAGCATGAAACTGTTCTTCCTACAAGCTGCACCAGCCCAATCTCACAGTAAACCCCAACTACGAATGACTCAAATGATCCCCTATCACGCCTCCACCAATAATTCTGTCATCAGTATTCAACTTCCACCAGCCCTCATTCGGAGGTTGCCAAGAGAAATTTATCGTGCTACGGCAAAAACCAGATTATTTTTCAAGACGTCTAGGCCAAGCCAACTCTTAACATGCTGACTTGTAGATAATTAAGACACGTATTTTTGCATCCAAAGGACGCTCCATGATGTGTACTTGCAAGTATATGAAATCACTTCAACTAACATAGAAGCGAGCGAGTATTATCTGTAGAGAGacattgaaattaaatattaaaaatttatattaattttactaatattTAAACTATACAAAATTTAACTACAATAAGCCTATGAGATTTCTAAATCAGAAAACACTGCGGGATTTAAttggataaaataaaattttagaaaatttattttttaacactaatttatgttaataatttatatttaattattaatataagagTTTATGACactgttattaaaaaaaaaaaagtctaaaataacATCTACAAATTATTGTTTTACGTATTATACTTTATTGTAGTCGTGAatcgataataataataatttgagaatcattgattttatttctgctattaattataaaataatattttatttttttaataaataaaaattttgattaaaattataattttattaaatataaaataaaatttttattaaattatttattatatagttaaaaagtgaatttcttttatattaaatttaaaatattatcaaactgttgtattaataatattaaaataataatttcataattattttaagatatCGCTGTCTAAATTCTAGAATATAATTTGTAACTCTAATATTATTAGGATCTcctttaaaattcaataaaaatattaattaaaatatgaacTCTATTCTAGTAATGTGTCAATTCaattaacttattaaatttaaattataatataaatctcAATGGATCAAATCATATTACTCTCACtcagtttaatatttttatcatgcATACTATTTTCCGCAGTCGTTATAAATCTCAAtcttctaataaaaataaaattaatatttatatgaacatcctatttattttaattaaattattaaattaaaattctataCAAACTagatttgataaaataataattttaatttgttgaaactaattttgtttattattatGTCTGTAAAAAATACTTgtatttaattttctaaattttcaatattattctaaacaattatttatacctttaaaaaactattttttatattcaataaaataaggtatttataatatttatatttattatatacaatATAAAGTGAAAATGAGAAATAATAAGATTATTTAGTAGGCAtataattgaatatatattactattttatttttatagattgACAAGAGTTATCctatactaaaatatttaattttaaaattctaacTTATCTTTATAACTAAGAGATGATGAATTGTTTTACCAAAACtctattatcttttatttatatatattattatcaatataatacAAGGATTGCGatcataaatatattataatgctATTGGTACTTGtgtaagtcttttttttttcaaatttggtTTTCTAATTCCTCTGATTTTTAGTtcttaaaattagatttttttctcaatattttattggagaattttttttaatactttttattagAGATTGCTATATAAAATTCAACTACGTATTACTATGAATTTTTTGTTTTAGTTTTGATAAGGAAaaggataaaaaagaaaaaaaaaagattatataATTTGTTATTGAAGTTTAGCTTAGAGTGAAAcaagtatttttcaaaatttgaacttttttaTTGCATTATCAAAAAATTACTTAGACATGTCGCATAATATATTTCACATATATTGACAATTTTTATTCATAGAAACAAATAGGATATTGACTGTTCAAAAATTTTAAGCTTTTGATGGTCATgatattattgttatttatataattatatatatctttaaatTTATTGGTTTGAAATTAAATCTTGTTCGCACTAACTCGATTCACTAAAAGATAAATTTTGAGTTTTTAATCGCCCTAATATTATTGATAGGCCttttaattactaaaaaaaCCTTTTAATTAGGTTTTGAGCAATTTTTAATTTGTCTTAGTAATTTTATGAAATAACTAATTTTTAGTGTACTatagtttataattaatttttagtgtACTATAGTTTATTGCTTGTCTTGCCTTCATGCGATGAATATATCCAtgactaaa
This is a stretch of genomic DNA from Manihot esculenta cultivar AM560-2 chromosome 2, M.esculenta_v8, whole genome shotgun sequence. It encodes these proteins:
- the LOC110610168 gene encoding uncharacterized protein LOC110610168, yielding MEWSPQFAMKAYLHSLQLSRREDNTSSYGSTKLVEPKCMEFISALAAGKQAKLMVEITTQGITPLTISLAVAAKQAGGKLICILPHHHQQQNFINKCRNHDLHLPDLEDLEDVIEFVPGGNPFQVAMQYKKIDFLVVDGKLEGHLKLLEMVDLNPSGCLIVGHNLQYREYEVSFGQVLNRKKGIDCVSLPIGEGMELTRIESFTMRKCRRFKRFHVIFEN